Proteins from one Impatiens glandulifera chromosome 2, dImpGla2.1, whole genome shotgun sequence genomic window:
- the LOC124926084 gene encoding dr1-associated corepressor-like — MKKKLDTRFPAARIKKIMQADEDVGKIAMAVPVLVSKALELFLQDLCDRTYDITLQRGAKTMSSLHLKHCVQSYNVFDFLRDVVGKVPDYGQSDAVGEDRTVSKRRKATGDELIDSDEESKSRRVNETTANASSSGRGRGRGRGRGRGRGRAAAREQQHDIMMEPESSAAIQNAVKQAPPSPVRPTVDPSPEKPKELVNDGSISAAETANPSSLLDIDLNADIVQENNPERMVPSSSSSTAAAVSASASGEAKGGNGGASASGEEFPGWSISEMERMAIDPIQFANMNSRLDEEDEDYDEDG, encoded by the exons atgaagaagaagcttgACACTCGTTTTCCTGCT GCTCGGATTAAAAAGATAATGCAAGCAGATGAAGATGTTGGAAAGATTGCTATGGCAGTTCCTGTTCTAGTTT CAAAAGCTTTGGAATTGTTTCTGCAAGATCTCTGTGATCGTACTTACGACATAACACTTCAAAGAGGTGCAAAGACGATGAGTTCGCTGCACTT AAAACATTGTGTGCAAAGCTACAACGTGTTTGATTTCCTGAGGGATGTTGTGGGCAAGGTTCCTGATTATGGTCAATCTGATGCTGTCGGTGAAGATCGAACCGTGTCAAAAAGGAG GAAAGCAACAGGAGATGAATTAATTGATAGCGACGAGGAGTCAAAGAGTAGGAGAGTG AATGAGACGACAGCTAATGCAAGCAGCAGTGGAAGAGGACGAGGCAGGGGAAGAGGGAGAGGGAGGGGTAGGGGCCGAGCGGCTGCCAGAGAACAACAGCATGACATCATGATGGAACCGGAATCTTCAGCGGCAATTCAGAACGCGGTCAAGCAAGCACCACCAAGTCCGGTGAGACCGACGGTGGATCCCAGTCCAGAAAAACCAAAGGAGCTAGTAAACGATGGTTCCATCTCTGCTGCTGAAACTGCGAACCCTTCTTCTTTACTGGACATTGACTTGAATGCAGACATTGTTCAAGAGAATAATCCTGAGAGAATGgtcccttcttcttcttcttcaacagcAGCAGCTGTTTCAGCTTCAGCTTCGGGTGAAGCTAAAGGGGGGAATGGTGGTGCTTCAGCTTCGGGTGAAGAGTTTCCTGGATGGTCAATCTCTGAGATGGAAAGAATGGCTATTGACCCTATTCAGTTTGCAAATATGAACTCGAGATtggatgaagaagatgaggacTATGATGAGGATGGTTAA